Part of the Virgibacillus natechei genome is shown below.
GAATGCAAATGAAATGCGTACGAAATACCCTGAGCAAATGCTAGAGCTTGCTGTTAAAGGAATGCTTCCTAATGGTCCATTAGGTCGTAAAATGGCTAAAAAACTGCATGTATTCAGAGGTTCTGAACACAATCATCAAGCACAAAAACCGCAAACTTACGAGCTTCGCGGATAACTAAGGGAGGTAAACTAATTTGGCACAAGTACAATATTACGGCACAGGCCGTCGTAAAAGATCAACTGCTCGCGTACGTTTAGTACCAGGAACTGGTAACGTTAAGATTAATGACCGCGATGCAAAAGACTATTTTCCATATGAAACCCAATTACTAATTTTGAATCAGCCGCTTGTCGCTACTGAGACGCAAGGAACGTATGACGTTTTAGTTAACGTTCATGGTGGAGGATTTACTGGACAAGCTGGTGCTATTCGCCACGGCGTTTCTCGTGCATTACTAAAAGCAGACCCAGAATATCGTGCTGCGCTTAAAGCAGAAGGATATCTAACTCGTGATTCACGTATGACTGAACGTAAGAAATACGGACTTAGATCAGCTCGTCGTGCACCACAGTTCTCAAAACGTTAATATCGTTTCATCAAAAGCTCTTTTTCCTTTATTGGAAAGAGAGCTTTTTTAATGTGAAACATCATAATTTTCCTATAGTATAGGGACTAACATATTTCTAAATAGAGGAGGCTCACACCTTGAAAAATATTCAAACATTAACCGAAGCAAATTATGAAGAAATCTTCTCTTTATCTCAGTTCGCTTTCCAATATGAATTATCAGAAGAAGATTTAGAAAAAAAGAAAGTGGAAGCACATCGGCATACGATCTGGGGATGGATGGAAGAAGCGCAAATAGCGGCGAAGCTTCATCTTATACCACTGCCTTGTTACATTCACGGTAAGCCATTTGAAATGGGAGGTATTAGCGGGGTTGCAACATGGCCTGAATACCGCAGGCGGGGGATGGTCAAACATTTGCTTTACCATGCTTTAAAACAGATGAAACAAAATGGGCAGGCACTATCCTTCCTTCATCCGTTTTCCTTTGCCTTTTACCGGAAGTATGGTTGGGAGCACACCTTTACAAATCAGCAGTATTCGATCCCGGTGGAAAGGCTGAAAAATAAATGGGATGCAAAAGGTTATGTAAGGCGCATCCAACCAGATATCGAGTTACTGCATGGTGTTTATACGGAATATGCGAAATCGTTCAATGGGATGCTTGTACGTGATGAAAAGTGGTGGGAGCAACGTGTACTAAAGGACAAATCACTTCAAATTGCGGTAGCCTATGACACCGACGATCATCCAGAAGGTTACTTATTGTATAAGGTTAAAGAGAATGTGCTTACGGTGAAGGAAATGGTGTATCACAATTTGAATGCGCGAAAATTGTTATTGGACTTTATGGGGAACCATGATTCAATGGCTAATACTGTTAGTCTCACTGTTCCTGAAGGGGATAATCTTGCGCTCTTACTTGATGATCCAACGTTTGAGCAGAAACTGCAGCCTTATTTTATGGCGCGTATTGTTGACGTCCGGGCATTTTTGAAAGAATATCCTTTTCAAGGCGAGGCTAATCTCTCGATAACGGTAGAGGATAGCTTTTTTCCGGAAAATAGTGGAACCTATTCCTTGCAGCATTCCGGTGAAAGGCTAGATGATCATAAAGCATCTATATATTGCTCGATCCAAGTTCTTACAGGCATGCTGCTAGGCTATAAACGGCCCAAAGATTATGAACAGGCTGGTCTGCTGAACGGGGATGGACAAGCTATTGATCAACTTGAAGACCTCATTCCAAGACAGCATACGTTTTTTGCTGATTTCTTTTAAAAATTTCCAGTTAGTAGGGTACAAATTCCCAATTTGTTAAATTTATGCGAAAAGGATAGAATCTTAGCAAATTTTGGGTTAAAATTGAGTAACTATTTTAAATTATTAAAGTCCACAATAGAAAAGGAATGTCACTCATGTCTTATCCTATTAATGTATTCAAATTTCTCTTTTCTATGGATGATCATTTATTCCGGATCCGTAAAGCAGAGAAAGTGCAAAACCTATGGAAGGTAAGTGCATTA
Proteins encoded:
- a CDS encoding GNAT family N-acetyltransferase, translating into MKNIQTLTEANYEEIFSLSQFAFQYELSEEDLEKKKVEAHRHTIWGWMEEAQIAAKLHLIPLPCYIHGKPFEMGGISGVATWPEYRRRGMVKHLLYHALKQMKQNGQALSFLHPFSFAFYRKYGWEHTFTNQQYSIPVERLKNKWDAKGYVRRIQPDIELLHGVYTEYAKSFNGMLVRDEKWWEQRVLKDKSLQIAVAYDTDDHPEGYLLYKVKENVLTVKEMVYHNLNARKLLLDFMGNHDSMANTVSLTVPEGDNLALLLDDPTFEQKLQPYFMARIVDVRAFLKEYPFQGEANLSITVEDSFFPENSGTYSLQHSGERLDDHKASIYCSIQVLTGMLLGYKRPKDYEQAGLLNGDGQAIDQLEDLIPRQHTFFADFF
- the rpsI gene encoding 30S ribosomal protein S9 translates to MAQVQYYGTGRRKRSTARVRLVPGTGNVKINDRDAKDYFPYETQLLILNQPLVATETQGTYDVLVNVHGGGFTGQAGAIRHGVSRALLKADPEYRAALKAEGYLTRDSRMTERKKYGLRSARRAPQFSKR